A genomic window from Aquitalea aquatilis includes:
- the lptF gene encoding LPS export ABC transporter permease LptF gives MVFRKSLTRELTFTALGVFVVLLAIILSTQAINLLGRAAEGQIANEAVTALIGFWALGLFPLLMILTVFVTVLVVMTRIWRDHEMAVWLSSGLSLRDWVWPVMRFTIPLALLVGIVSLYIAPWAEERSQVYAEILKRREEISAIAPGVFKESGSGSKVYFIESYGGEHGSATNIFMQDMSEGKVSSIFAKRGYITVNDDNERVLVLEDGRRYVGEPGQSNYEVGSFKRYSVVVGNNQKLASRPNNRQAQSTSTLIGSSDPAYRSELVWRLSMPLSCLVLAFLAIPLSYYNPRSGHAHNLVVALLGFFLYQNSLTLVRNWITQGKVGMASILVVHVIVLIIAVLLLKYRDRPANTVRQTLKYFLHKHRAR, from the coding sequence ATGGTTTTTCGTAAAAGCCTGACCCGAGAATTGACTTTTACCGCCCTGGGCGTATTTGTCGTCCTGCTGGCCATCATTCTCTCCACCCAGGCGATCAATTTGCTGGGCCGCGCCGCCGAAGGGCAAATCGCCAACGAGGCGGTTACTGCACTGATCGGTTTCTGGGCGCTCGGCCTGTTTCCGCTGCTGATGATCCTCACCGTTTTCGTCACCGTGCTGGTGGTGATGACCCGTATCTGGCGCGATCACGAAATGGCGGTCTGGCTGTCTTCTGGCCTGTCGCTGCGCGACTGGGTGTGGCCGGTGATGCGTTTTACCATTCCGCTGGCCCTGCTGGTGGGCATTGTCTCGCTGTATATCGCACCCTGGGCAGAAGAACGCAGCCAAGTCTATGCCGAAATCCTCAAGCGGCGCGAAGAGATCAGCGCCATTGCGCCGGGCGTATTCAAGGAAAGTGGCTCTGGCAGCAAGGTGTACTTCATCGAAAGCTATGGCGGCGAGCATGGCTCGGCCACCAACATCTTCATGCAGGACATGAGCGAGGGCAAAGTATCCAGCATCTTTGCCAAGCGCGGCTACATTACCGTCAACGATGACAACGAGCGGGTGCTGGTGCTGGAAGATGGCCGGCGCTACGTGGGCGAGCCAGGCCAGTCCAACTACGAAGTCGGCAGCTTCAAGCGCTATAGCGTGGTCGTGGGCAATAACCAGAAGCTGGCCTCGCGCCCGAACAACCGTCAGGCGCAAAGCACCAGCACGCTGATTGGCAGCAGCGACCCGGCCTATCGCTCGGAGCTGGTATGGCGCCTGTCCATGCCGCTAAGCTGCCTGGTGCTGGCTTTCCTGGCCATTCCCTTGTCCTACTACAATCCACGCAGCGGCCATGCCCATAATCTGGTCGTCGCCCTGCTCGGCTTCTTCCTCTACCAGAACAGCCTGACCCTGGTGCGCAACTGGATTACCCAGGGCAAGGTGGGCATGGCCAGCATTCTGGTGGTGCATGTCATTGTGCTGATCATTGCCGTTTTGCTGCTGAAATACCGCGACCGCCCGGCCAATACCGTGCGCCAGACCCTGAAATACTTCCTGCACAAGCACAGAGCCCGATGA